TGTTAGTAATGGTTTATTTGGTGTCAGCTTGTTTTTACTACCTTTTGCGGCTGATTATCCTTTTATTATTTTTTTGGTCGTACTCTCCTATAGTCTTGGTGAATTATTGTTAGGGGCACGATTTGACTATTTGATTGACTCACTTGCACCAAACAGTAGCAAAGGATTGTATTTTGGGTTAGCTGAGCTAACGAAATTAGGCAGTTCACTTGGCCCTGTGTTAGGCTCTTATTTATTCAGTTTCTTTTCTATTAATGGGTATTTCCAACTGTTTTTAACTCTTGGTCTTATCACATTAGGCGGCATTCCATTTATACAATTGAGTTCACGGTATTCCAAATAAGAAACGACTTTTAGCTTATCTTTCCTTCGGTTAGAAGAAAAGATAGCCAAAAGTCGTTTGCTATTCTTTTACTCTACAACAATCTGTTTACTACTTCCCCCTGTATTTTCAAAACGGAGTGTAAACATTTCTGTGGTTTCATCATAAGTGATCCCTTCACTCATCGTCAAAATCTTAGTGAAATCCTTCGGTAATTTGACTGTCATTACAACATTTGATTGGGTTGGATCTGATAGTACATAAGTTTTCTTTCCTTCACTGGTCTTTTTAAGCAGAGAAATAGCTTTATTCGATGATATCCCCGCAATGCTGCCGCCAGTGTCTTTCCACATATTTACCCCCAGATAGTTGGCTTTTTTCAATTCAATCGCTTGAATAGCTGAGGAGTTTTCTAAAATAGTCACTGGTTTTTCTGCTGCGTATGCTTTCAATCCAGCTTCATCAATCCCTGGTAGTGTCACATAGGCATAGGTTTCATCTGTAGGATTTTGCCCGTGATTAATCACAAACTTCCGGTAATTTCCTGTGTAGATATCGTTACTCGGAAAAGCTTCATTAATTTGTGTATAGCTTCCTTGGCGAACTTCACTAGTTACATCAACTGTTGCGTTTTCTGGGAAGTAGTACCCGATGTTTGCATTTTGATGGTCTGATTGTAATAGTAGCCATTCTTTATTACTACGCTCATTTTCTTGCTGAATCAGCCCATTGTTTGACAATACTTGATAGGTATACTGATCATTTAACAAGCGGTTATCAACAATCGTTTCAATTGAAGCGGTCGTGTTCCCTTTAATCCCAGCTCCTAAGGCAACGATTTGACCATCTATTATAAACCATGATTTTTTCCCTTGAAGGTTCATCGGAAGTAGCGTGCCATTATTTTTGGTACCAGCTTTATTCAGCGCCATCCCTACGATAGCTTGATTATCCAAAGCTGCACCGCCAACCCATTTTTCTTTCGATGTGACGGTTGTAAAAGCAGATACTTCATCTTTCAAAGGGACTGTATCCACTGTCGTACCTGGTAACCGATACGGATCGATCGTTGGCCAGTAAGCTGAGTTGAACTGAACTTCATCATCATTGTATAGATACATCATCCCATCAGCCGTATGCCAGCCACGTTTGTTTTCTTTGTTTCCAGCTTCAAATGAAGACGTTCTACTAGAGTACATGCTTAGTCCGAACATATAATTCGGTGTTCTTTGGACAAAACGATCCATTGAAGCATACATTTTTGTGCCAACAAAAGGTAAGGTATCCCCAATAATTGAAGCGTCGTCTAATAAAGTCATGGTCATTTGTAAGTCATTATAATCTCTGGCATTGGTTAAATAATAGGCTGGATTTTCTTTCATCCAATGCTTCGCTGCTTCTTTAAATTTCTGCTGGTATTCTGCTGGTGCAAACTTAGAAACAATAAGTAAATTGTATAATGTAGTGGAACCATACCCCACCTTGGTTTTCGCTGGTGCTCTTGAGATGGAGCGTCCATTAACAAGCGGCATCATCTCACCTTGATAAATTAATGGGATAAACGCTCGATCCACACTTTCAACAAACGAGTGCACAATATCTGGTGCCATTTCAAATTTAGAATCTTTTGTGATGGCTAAAATTTGGCCGACACCTTTCATTAAGACATTCCCATACGAACCTGTATAGGGAATATTGTTGTGTTGGATAAAGGAACCATCTTGGTAAAAGCCGTCCCCTTTAGTCACTAATTTAAAAACATCAACGATACTACTGGATGCTTGACTGATTTTCCCTTCATTTTCTTGTAAAATCCCCAAAGCTAAAACAGTTTGAGCTAAGTCTGTCCGATTTGCTCCTGATGTCACAAAATTAGGAATAAAAGCTAAATCAACAAATGTTCCTTGAGTTTTCGTATACAGTTGTTTAAAAGGATCAGGCACATAGCCGCTGATTGCGGTTGTGTATTGTTGTTGTTTCGCTTGAGGGAGGGTATCACCAAGAATCATTAGAATACTGACAAATTTTTGCGGTACACCGATCTGCCAATCCCACCAATTGCCATGATATTTCTTCCCATCATATCCTTTTTTAGTGACCATAAAATCCAGTCCGTCTTCAATTGCTGCAGCAATCTGAGGATCATGATAAAACAGACTGCCCTTTGTGCCATATGCTAATGCTAATTTCTGTAATTTTGTAAATTGTGTCGTTAGGTCCGCGGACGGCGTATTTCCTTGTTCCAACGGCCAAAGATAGGTTCGATTTGGGTCTTTATTTAACGTTTGAAATAATTGTTCTGCTTCTTTTGAAAGGTTTTGTACGTAAGTAACAAGTGGTGCGTTCGTTTCATCATATTGGTCGGATACTAATTGGTTTTTCCATTTTTCTTTTAATTTTGCATAGTCACTCTCAGCATTTTCAACAGGAATACTTCCGACTGCACCACTACGCATAGAAAGAACGTTTAATTTTGAGAGATTTCCAAAAAGACGAATTCCTACATAGCCTTCCCAATCGCCATCGATAGACGCAGAGGTGTTAGGATAAATCACTTCATTATTTTCATAGAGCAATTGATCATTTAAAAAGGCTTTGATGCTTTTTCCTTCATATCGAATCATTAATTTGTATTGCTGACCTGAAATTAGTTTTGCCCCAGTGATCGTTGTAATCCACTTGCCTCCAGGTTGTCCTAATTGCCATTGCCCATCACGAGTATAGGCAAAAGACTGCCATTTTTTTGCGTCTTGTACATCCCCGCGAAAGACCACGCCAAAATTGGTTTGCCCTTCATATAAAAACGTATATTCAAGATCACCTGAGCTTTTTAGGCCAGCATCTTTATTTAGGGAAACAGATTCTAGATTTGTTCCTTGTTTGGTATTGGCAATTGTTAATCCGTTATTACCAATGGTTTTATTGGCATTCCCTATAGTATCTTGCCACTGGCCTAATTGCTTCGTAAAATCAGATTCATACATCGACCTAGTTGTCTGACTGCTTTCGTTTGTCCCTTCTGCAAAACTCTCATACCCCAAATCATAAGTAAAACTACCAATTAAAAGCGAACACCCAAGCGTAAAGATCATTTTTTTGCGTAAATTGATCATTTTTAGTCCTCCTTCTTTCATTGCATAACTCTTTACTTTTTTACGATAGAATAGTTAACACGAGAAAGCAAGCGTTTTCATCCAAGGTCGCTCGAGAGCGTCTGGGTCATAACTCTGCAAGTTATATCTCAGACACCCAAAATCCGAATAAACGGCGAGAAAAAAGCAGATCCTTCGGAAATAAGCTGGTATTCACAAAAATTTTTAAAGCAATTTTCGTGAATTCCCTCTTATTTCTCGGAGCTGAACACTTTTGTCTCGTCCTCTTCTCCTTTTATGATTAGTCCCTCTCTTTATTTACGGTTGTTTTCCAATATAAGCTAGAATACCGCCATCCACATATAATATATGTCCATTAACAAAATCAGATGCGCTTGAAGCTAAGAAAACGGCCGGACCTGCTAAATCGACTGGATTCCCCCAACGCGCCGCAGGTGTTCGACCAACGATAAATTGATCGAAAGGATGCCGTTCTCCATCTGCTTGTCTTTCTCTTAACGGGGCTGTTTGTGGCGTAGCAATGTAACCAGGTCCAATCCCATTACATTGAATATTGTATTGCCCATATTCTGACGCAATATTTTTCGTCAACATTTTTAATCCGCCTTTAGCAGCAGCGTAGGCACTAACGGTTTCTCGTCCTAATTCACTCATCATTGAGCAAATATTGATGATTTTGCCGCCACCTTTTTCGATCATGTCTGGAATAACCGCTTTAGCCATAATAAAAGGTGCATTTAAATCGACATCAACAACTTGTCTAAAATCGTCTGCTGACATTTCCAGCATCGGAATACGTTTGATGATTCCAGCATTATTGACCAAAATATCAATCGAACCAACCTCTTCTTTGATTCGCTGAACCATTGCTTGAACCGCCTGTTCATCCGTTACATCACAGGCATAACCAACTGCTTTAATTCCTGCTTCTCGATAAAGAACCAACCCTTTATCGACAGATTCTTGTGACAAATTATTAAAAACAATCGTTGCACCGGCGATAGATAGTGACTTGGCAATTTCAAAACCAATACCGTGTATTGCACCTGTGACCAAAGCGACTTTTCCGTCTAATCGAAACATATTCGTATTGAACTCCATTTTATTGCCTCTTTTCTATTTTAATTGGCTCATTGGAACCATATCCATATCTGTATACGTGATATTTTCACCACACATTGACCAAATAAAGGTGTAATCACCTGTTCCCACCCCAGAATGAATCGACCAACTTGGTGAAATAATCGCCTGTTCATTGTCGACAACTAAATGTTTTGTTTCATCCGGTTTTCCCATCATATGAAATACACGAGTGTCTTCATTGACATAATCAAAATAAAGGTACGCTTCCATCCGGCGCTCATGCGTGTGACAAGGCATCGTATTCCATGAACTGCCTGGTTCTAACACAGTATAGCCCATTTGAAGTTGGCAGCTTTCGCATACATTGGGATGAATGTATTGATAGATTCTACGTTTATTCAATGACAAAGCTTCCCCTGTTTCCATGGGTTTAATCTGATCGATACTGATTTTCACATTCGGATATTTATGATGTGCGGGAACACTATTCACATAGAATTTTGCCGGATTTTTCGGATCATCTGATTGGAAAACAACCTGCTTCGTTTCTTTTCCAATATAATAACCATCTTGTTTTTTCATCGCTTCTGTTTTTCCATCAATTGTAATGGAGCCAGCACCACCGATATTAATCACGCCTAATTCTCTGCGTTCTAAGAAATAATCCACGCCTAATTCTTTCGTCAATACAATTTCTAGTGGCTCAGTTGTCGGGGTCACGCCACCAAAAATCATGCGGTCATTGTGCGTATAAGTCAAACTGATTTCGCCGGGTGCAAATACTTTTTCTACTAAAAATTCTCTACGTAACTCTTCTGTTGAATAGTGACGGATATCTTCCGGACTATGGGTATATCTATTTTCCATCTTTTGCATGATTCATGCTCCTTTAACGTATTATTTTTCCTGAGTCGGCTGTAAGAAATGCCTCGACTTCTTTTGTATTAAACTGATTGCAATCACCGTAAACCGTATGTTTAAGTGCAGATGCAGCAGTAGCAAAATTAACTATTTTTTGAGGTGGTAATTGTTCTAATAAACCATGTAAAATCCCACCAGCAAACGCATCGCCTCCACCCACTCGATCAACAATTGGATCAATTTCATGAACGGCTGATTCATAGTATTGACCATCAAGCCACAAGGTTCCGACCAAATGATTCACACTTGCGGAGTACACTTCTCTTTTAGTTGCATAAAACCCTCGTACATTGGGAAACATACGCTGCATTTCTTCATAATAAAAAGCACTGTCATTTTCTTGCTCTTTTTGAAAAGGAGTGATTCCTAATAAATGTATTCCGTCTAATTTTCCTGCTGAACAGTAATCTACATACGGTAACAGTTTTTGTAACACAGCACCTGCTTCATGTTGGTCCCATAATTTACTACGATAATTACTATCAAAACTAACCAGACAACCTGCTTTTTTTGCTTGCTTTATTAGCTCAAGCGTCATCGTTTGCCATTTTTCAGATAACGCAGGTGTAATCCCTGAGACATGAAAAAGATCAACCTCTCGGAACAATTCAGCCACATCCCATTCAATCTCTTCCATTTGTGCAAAACTCGATCCTGCTCGATCATAAACAACCGACGCACCACGCTCACCTACACCTGTTTCCAAATAGTAAAGCCCTAATCTTGAGCCCCCTGTAAGCAAGAAACGAGTGTCTACTTGGTAACGGCTTAAGTGTTTTCGAGCCGCTTCTCCTAAAGAACTATCTGGTACTTTACTGGCAAACATAACGTCATGCCCATAATTCGCTAACGAAATCCCAACATTTGCTTCTCCGCCGCCATAATGAACATTTAAAGAATGACTTTGAGCTAGGCGATCTCCCGTTTGAGTAGATAAGCGCAACATGATTTCTCCTAAAGTAACAACTTTTCCCATCTGCTCATCCCTTGATTTCTTTTAATTTGGCTGCATATTGACGGGCTGTTTCTGTCACTTTTTCAAAATCACCCACTGCTGCTGGAGCTAGTAAGTCGCCACCAACACCTACAGTCACAGCACCCGCTTGGAACCAATCCGCCATATTTTCTAGATTGACTCCTCCTGTAGGCATTAAACTAACCTGAGGCATCGGTGCTAAAAAGGCTGAAAGAATACTTGGACCATAAGCACTTCCCGGGAACAGTTTTACGATATCGGCTCCACATTTTAACGCTTCTTTGACTTCTGTGATGGTCATACAGCCAGGCAAATAAGGAATTTGATATAAATTACATAGCTCAGCAGTCTGGGCGTCAAAACTCGGACTAACAATATATTCAGCTCCTGCCATAATCGCCAGACGAGCAGTCACAGCATCCAACACCGTCCCAGCTCCAATGACGATATCAGCGCGTTT
The DNA window shown above is from Enterococcus sp. 4G2_DIV0659 and carries:
- a CDS encoding polysaccharide lyase 8 family protein — its product is MYESDFTKQLGQWQDTIGNANKTIGNNGLTIANTKQGTNLESVSLNKDAGLKSSGDLEYTFLYEGQTNFGVVFRGDVQDAKKWQSFAYTRDGQWQLGQPGGKWITTITGAKLISGQQYKLMIRYEGKSIKAFLNDQLLYENNEVIYPNTSASIDGDWEGYVGIRLFGNLSKLNVLSMRSGAVGSIPVENAESDYAKLKEKWKNQLVSDQYDETNAPLVTYVQNLSKEAEQLFQTLNKDPNRTYLWPLEQGNTPSADLTTQFTKLQKLALAYGTKGSLFYHDPQIAAAIEDGLDFMVTKKGYDGKKYHGNWWDWQIGVPQKFVSILMILGDTLPQAKQQQYTTAISGYVPDPFKQLYTKTQGTFVDLAFIPNFVTSGANRTDLAQTVLALGILQENEGKISQASSSIVDVFKLVTKGDGFYQDGSFIQHNNIPYTGSYGNVLMKGVGQILAITKDSKFEMAPDIVHSFVESVDRAFIPLIYQGEMMPLVNGRSISRAPAKTKVGYGSTTLYNLLIVSKFAPAEYQQKFKEAAKHWMKENPAYYLTNARDYNDLQMTMTLLDDASIIGDTLPFVGTKMYASMDRFVQRTPNYMFGLSMYSSRTSSFEAGNKENKRGWHTADGMMYLYNDDEVQFNSAYWPTIDPYRLPGTTVDTVPLKDEVSAFTTVTSKEKWVGGAALDNQAIVGMALNKAGTKNNGTLLPMNLQGKKSWFIIDGQIVALGAGIKGNTTASIETIVDNRLLNDQYTYQVLSNNGLIQQENERSNKEWLLLQSDHQNANIGYYFPENATVDVTSEVRQGSYTQINEAFPSNDIYTGNYRKFVINHGQNPTDETYAYVTLPGIDEAGLKAYAAEKPVTILENSSAIQAIELKKANYLGVNMWKDTGGSIAGISSNKAISLLKKTSEGKKTYVLSDPTQSNVVMTVKLPKDFTKILTMSEGITYDETTEMFTLRFENTGGSSKQIVVE
- a CDS encoding gluconate 5-dehydrogenase: MEFNTNMFRLDGKVALVTGAIHGIGFEIAKSLSIAGATIVFNNLSQESVDKGLVLYREAGIKAVGYACDVTDEQAVQAMVQRIKEEVGSIDILVNNAGIIKRIPMLEMSADDFRQVVDVDLNAPFIMAKAVIPDMIEKGGGKIINICSMMSELGRETVSAYAAAKGGLKMLTKNIASEYGQYNIQCNGIGPGYIATPQTAPLRERQADGERHPFDQFIVGRTPAARWGNPVDLAGPAVFLASSASDFVNGHILYVDGGILAYIGKQP
- the kduI gene encoding 5-dehydro-4-deoxy-D-glucuronate isomerase — encoded protein: MQKMENRYTHSPEDIRHYSTEELRREFLVEKVFAPGEISLTYTHNDRMIFGGVTPTTEPLEIVLTKELGVDYFLERRELGVINIGGAGSITIDGKTEAMKKQDGYYIGKETKQVVFQSDDPKNPAKFYVNSVPAHHKYPNVKISIDQIKPMETGEALSLNKRRIYQYIHPNVCESCQLQMGYTVLEPGSSWNTMPCHTHERRMEAYLYFDYVNEDTRVFHMMGKPDETKHLVVDNEQAIISPSWSIHSGVGTGDYTFIWSMCGENITYTDMDMVPMSQLK
- a CDS encoding sugar kinase is translated as MGKVVTLGEIMLRLSTQTGDRLAQSHSLNVHYGGGEANVGISLANYGHDVMFASKVPDSSLGEAARKHLSRYQVDTRFLLTGGSRLGLYYLETGVGERGASVVYDRAGSSFAQMEEIEWDVAELFREVDLFHVSGITPALSEKWQTMTLELIKQAKKAGCLVSFDSNYRSKLWDQHEAGAVLQKLLPYVDYCSAGKLDGIHLLGITPFQKEQENDSAFYYEEMQRMFPNVRGFYATKREVYSASVNHLVGTLWLDGQYYESAVHEIDPIVDRVGGGDAFAGGILHGLLEQLPPQKIVNFATAASALKHTVYGDCNQFNTKEVEAFLTADSGKIIR
- a CDS encoding bifunctional 4-hydroxy-2-oxoglutarate aldolase/2-dehydro-3-deoxy-phosphogluconate aldolase; the protein is MKRVTILSRLEKTGVVAVVRGATKEEALQASHAIIKGGMTGIELTFTVPQADEVIKELVAVYSKRADIVIGAGTVLDAVTARLAIMAGAEYIVSPSFDAQTAELCNLYQIPYLPGCMTITEVKEALKCGADIVKLFPGSAYGPSILSAFLAPMPQVSLMPTGGVNLENMADWFQAGAVTVGVGGDLLAPAAVGDFEKVTETARQYAAKLKEIKG